A window from Azoarcus sp. DD4 encodes these proteins:
- a CDS encoding thiamine pyrophosphate-dependent dehydrogenase E1 component subunit alpha, producing MDIKEYDDSPEALLQAMLLIRAYEQRAVALQAALGVPGTCTAVGQEASAVGVVAALTKDDLILTNHRSAGHLLARGADPGRMLAEVMGRRGGYCKGKSGSLHISAKELGVVLTSTIVGGELALATGVALAQKTLGRPGVVVCFFGDGAACEGRFHESLNLAAVWGLPILYVCENNEWQAFVHRRETMVGDSIAGWAAPYGIDYASVDGNDVEQVRAIAAEAVATVRAGSRPFLLETRTYRLRGHFEPDDQAYVDPQELAAWQARDPLPQMEARLLASGLCDAATIAAMKAEAEARVAAGYAYAIDSPYPGVAELTTDVYA from the coding sequence ATGGATATCAAGGAATACGACGACAGCCCGGAGGCATTGCTGCAGGCAATGCTGCTGATCCGGGCCTACGAGCAGCGCGCGGTGGCGCTGCAGGCGGCACTGGGCGTACCCGGTACCTGCACCGCGGTCGGCCAGGAAGCGTCGGCTGTCGGTGTGGTGGCCGCACTCACGAAAGACGACCTCATCCTCACCAACCACCGCAGCGCGGGCCATCTGCTTGCCCGCGGCGCCGATCCCGGCCGCATGCTGGCCGAAGTGATGGGCAGGCGCGGTGGCTACTGCAAGGGCAAGAGCGGTTCGCTGCACATATCGGCGAAGGAGCTCGGCGTGGTCCTGACATCCACCATCGTCGGCGGCGAACTCGCGCTCGCCACCGGCGTGGCACTGGCGCAGAAGACGCTCGGCCGGCCGGGCGTGGTGGTGTGTTTCTTCGGCGACGGCGCCGCCTGCGAGGGCCGCTTCCACGAATCGCTCAATCTCGCTGCGGTGTGGGGGCTGCCCATCCTCTATGTGTGCGAGAACAACGAGTGGCAGGCTTTCGTCCATCGGCGCGAAACCATGGTCGGCGACAGCATCGCCGGTTGGGCGGCGCCTTACGGCATCGACTATGCCAGCGTGGACGGCAACGACGTCGAGCAGGTCAGGGCGATTGCCGCCGAGGCGGTGGCGACGGTGCGCGCCGGTAGCCGGCCATTCTTGCTGGAGACGCGCACCTACCGGCTGCGCGGCCACTTCGAACCGGACGACCAGGCGTATGTAGACCCGCAGGAGCTGGCCGCCTGGCAGGCGCGCGATCCGCTGCCGCAGATGGAGGCCCGTCTGCTCGCGTCCGGCCTTTGCGATGCCGCCACGATCGCCGCAATGAAGGCCGAGGCGGAGGCGCGTGTCGCTGCCGGCTATGCCTACGCCATCGACTCGCCTTATCCGGGCGTCGCCGAACTTACCACCGACGTCTACGCCTGA